A stretch of the Notamacropus eugenii isolate mMacEug1 chromosome 2, mMacEug1.pri_v2, whole genome shotgun sequence genome encodes the following:
- the SRR gene encoding serine racemase isoform X3: protein MCSHYCISLADVKKAHSYIEDLVHITPILTSSILNQLAGRKLFFKCELFQKTGSFKIRGALNAIRSLTSSTPDGKKPKAVVTHSSGNHGQALSYAARLEGIPAYIAVPRTAPSCKKSAIQGYGATIVDCEPSDESRTAVAARIVKQTEGTMVHPNQSPAVMAGHGTIALEVLEQVPTVDALVVPIGGGGMISGIAITVKALRPEVKVYAAEPCNADDCFQSKVKGELTPNPSPPVTIADGLKSSIGPYTWPVIRDLVDEVFTVTEDEIKHATQLVWERMKLLIEPSAAVGVAAVLGKRFQTEIPATQDVCVVLSGGNVDLTSLRWLKQPECKEAQHPLN from the exons ATGTGTTCTCACTACTGCATCTCCTTGGCTGATGTTAAAAAAGCTCATTCATACATTGAGGACCTCGTCCACATCACCCCCATCCTCACAAGTTCCATTTTGAATCAGTTGGCCGGCCGGAAACTTTTCTTCAAATGTGAACTTTTCCAGAAGACTGGGTCCTTTAAG ATCCGGGGGGCCCTCAATGCCATCCGGAGTTTGACTTCCAGCACTCCAGACGGGAAGAAACCCAAAGCTGTGGTCACTCACAGCAGTGGGAACCATGGCCAGGCGCTCAGTTACGCCGCTAGACTGGAAG GAATTCCTGCCTATATTGCAGTTCCAAGAACAGCCCCTTCCTGTAAGAAATCAGCAATCCAGGGCTATGGAGCAACCATTGTAGACTGTGAACCCAGTGATGAG TCAAGAACAGCTGTGGCAGCAAGAATTGTGAAGCAAACTGAAGGGACGATGGTACACCCCAACCAGTCCCCAGCTGTGATGGCAGGCCATGGCACCATTGCTCTAGAAGTCCTGGAGCAG GTTCCCACAGTGGATGCCTTGGTGGTACCTATAGGGGGTGGAGGGATGATCTCAGGAATAGCCATTACAGTCAAG GCTCTGAGACCAGAGGTAAAAGTGTATGCTGCCGAGCCCTGTAACGCAGATGACTGCTTCCAGTCCAAGGTTAAAGGGGAACTGACCCCTAACCCTTCTCCACCAGTCACCATAGCAGATGGGCTTAAATCAAGCATTGGCCCCTACACTTGGCCTGTTATAAGGGACCTAGTGGATGAAGTCTTCACTGTCACAGAGGATGAAATTAAG CATGCCACCCAGCTGGTGTGGGAGAGGATGAAGCTTCTCATCGAGCCCTCGGCTGCAGTGGGAGTAGCTGCTGTGCTGGGTAAGCGGTTCCAGACGGAGATACCTGccacccaagatgtctgtgtggTTCTCAGCGGGGGGAATGTGGACTTGACCTCGCTCAGATGGCTGAAGCAACCAGAGTGCAAGGAGGCTCAGCATCCTCTGAACTGA
- the TSR1 gene encoding pre-rRNA-processing protein TSR1 homolog isoform X2, which translates to MAVHRAGPLKQQNKAHKSGRHRGRGSAQRDGKGRVAVKALSKRRRKELSRVDQRHRASQLRKQKKEAVLAEKRQLGSKDGPPHQVLLVPLHERVSLGEALQLLQNTDKKVVPVGEQAGMPSFMLLCPQLKHRWFFTSAKPGDLHTLLDLAKVADTILFVLDPVEGWDSTGDYCLSCLFAQGLPTYSLALQGVGGLLPKKQADAKKKLSKALDKRFPGDKLLQLDTQQDAVLLLRHLANQKQRHLAFRDRRSYLFAHAADFVPSQESSLVGTLKVSGYVRGQTLNVNRLLHIVGHGDFQIKQIDAPPDPFPLNPRVIKASKGLDMVMQIDVADADGAVEMEEDLKVLVKADPARQESLQSEVVPDPMEGEQTWPTEEELNEAKDFLKQRTRVVKKVPKGTSSYQAEWIVDEEAGSSGEEEDEDSGEEETEDFMEEEDSGAEESEEECETMTLGESVRDDQYDEKIDEEAEEQMLEKYKQERLDEMFPDEVDTPRDIAARIRFQKYRGLKSFRTSPWDPKENLPQDYARIFQFQDFSRTRKRIFKETKEEESEGAEVGWYVTLHVCGVPALVGESFRQGAPLVMFSLLPHEQKMSVLNMVVRRHPGNLEPVKSKEEMIFHCGFRRFRASPLYSQHTAADKHKAERFLRPDVALVVTVYAPITFPPASVLLFKQKPDGKLESGGHARGRELQCMRYREEKARDLVISASPHLHYLGVIRTAQGV; encoded by the exons ATGGCGGTTCATCGCGCCGGCCCGCTCAAACAGCAGAATAAGGCCCACAAGAGCGGGCGCCACCGGGGTCGGGGTTCGGCGCAGCGGGACGGCAAAG GTCGCGTGGCCGTGAAGGCCCTgagcaagaggaggaggaaggagctgAGCCGAGTGGACCAGAGGCACCGGGCCAGCCAGCTCCGGAAGCAGAAGAAGGAGGCG GTTTTGGCAGAAAAGAGGCAACTGGGCAGCAAGGATGGACCACCTCATCAGGTGCTGCTGGTGCCCCTGCATGAGAGGGTTTCCCTGGGTGAGGCTTTGCAGCTGCTCCAGAACACAGACAAGAAGGTTGTGCCTGTGGGGGAGCAAGCTGGAATGCCAAGCTTCATGCTGCTCTGTCCTCAGCTGAAGCATCGATGGTTCTTTACATCTGCAAAACCAG GCGATCTGCACACTCTGTTGGACCTTGCCAAAGTGGCTGATACCATCCTGTTTGTTCTGGATCCAGTGGAGGGCTGGGACAGCACAGGCGATTACTGCCTCTCTTGCCTCTTTGCTCAGGGGCTTCCTACATATT CTCTAGCCCTCCAGGGGGTTGGGGGCCTTCTCCCAAAGAAACAAGCAGATGCCAAGAAGAAGCTGAGCAAGGCCTTAGATAAGCGATTTCCAGGAGACAAACTGCTCCAGTTGGATACCCAGCAGGATGCAGTGCTGCTTCTGCGACATCTGGCTAACCAGAAGCAGCGGCATCTGGCCTTCCGAGACCGGCGTTCCTACTTGTTTGCCCATGCTGCTGACTTTGTGCCCAGCCAAGAGAGCAGCTTGGTGGGCACCTTAAAAGTTTCAGGCTATGTTCGTGGGCAGACTCTCAACGTAAACCGGCTCCTGCATATCGTTGGGCATGGTGATTTCCAGATCAAGCAGATTGACGCACCCCCAGACCCTTTTCCTCTAAATCCCAGGGTGATCAAGGCCAGCAAAGGCCTGGACATGGTGATGCAG ATTGATGTTGCTGATGCTGATGGTGCAGTTGAGATGGAAGAAGATCTGAAGGTCCTAGTGAAAGCAGACCCTGCTCGACAGGAATCTCTCCAGTCAGAAGTGGTTCCAGACCCCATGGAGGGGGAACAAACCTGGCCCACTGAGGAGGAGTTGAACGAGGCAAAGG ACTTCTTAAAGCAAAGAACCAGAGTGGTGAAGAAAGTCCCCAAAGGAACATCCAGTTACCAGGCTGAATGGATTGTGGATGAGGAAGCTGGCAGCAGTGgtgaggaggaggacgaggacagcggggaggaggagactgaggattTCATGGAGGAGGAAGATTCTGGG gctgaggaaagtgaagaagaatgtGAGACCATGACCTTGGGGGAATCTGTTCGGGATGATCAGTATGATGAGAAGATTGACGAAGAGGCTGAGGAGCAAATGCTGGAGAAATATAAGCAGGAAAGGCTGGATGAGATGTTTCCAGATGAAGTAGACACCCCCAGGGACATAGCGGCGAGAATCAG ATTTCAGAAATACAGAGGTCTCAAGAGTTTCCGTACATCCCCATGGGATCCCAAGGAAAATTTGCCTCAGGATTATGCTCGGATCTTTCAGTTTCAGGACTTTTCCAGAACCAGGAAACGGATCTTTAAGGAGACCAAGGAAGAGGAGTCTGAAGGGGCAGAG GTTGGCTGGTATGTGACCCTGCATGTCTGTGGAGTTCCTGCCTTAGTGGGTGAGAGCTTCAGGCAGGGGGCACCTCTGGTCATGTTTTCCTTGCTACCACATGAACAGAAG ATGTCAGTGCTGAATATGGTGGTGAGGCGACACCCTGGTAACCTGGAGCCTGTGAAATCCAAAGAGGAGATGATCTTCCATTGTGGCTTCCGGCGCTTCCGGGCCTCACCGCTGTACTCTCAGCATACTGCAg cGGATAAGCACAAGGCTGAGAGGTTCCTTCGTCCTGATGTGGCCTTGGTGGTGACAGTTTATGCCCCAATCACCTTCCCTCCAGCCTCGGTGCTGCTCTTCAAACAGAAGCCGGATGGTAAGCTAGAAAGTGGAGGGCATGCAAGGGGAAGGGAGCTCCAATGCATGAGATATAGAGAAGAAAAGGCCAGAGACCTGGTTATCTCAGCCTCTCCACATCTACACTATCTGGGGGTGATCAGAACTGCCCAAGGTGTCTGA
- the SRR gene encoding serine racemase isoform X4, with product MVHPNQSPAVMAGHGTIALEVLEQVPTVDALVVPIGGGGMISGIAITVKALRPEVKVYAAEPCNADDCFQSKVKGELTPNPSPPVTIADGLKSSIGPYTWPVIRDLVDEVFTVTEDEIKHATQLVWERMKLLIEPSAAVGVAAVLGKRFQTEIPATQDVCVVLSGGNVDLTSLRWLKQPECKEAQHPLN from the exons ATGGTACACCCCAACCAGTCCCCAGCTGTGATGGCAGGCCATGGCACCATTGCTCTAGAAGTCCTGGAGCAG GTTCCCACAGTGGATGCCTTGGTGGTACCTATAGGGGGTGGAGGGATGATCTCAGGAATAGCCATTACAGTCAAG GCTCTGAGACCAGAGGTAAAAGTGTATGCTGCCGAGCCCTGTAACGCAGATGACTGCTTCCAGTCCAAGGTTAAAGGGGAACTGACCCCTAACCCTTCTCCACCAGTCACCATAGCAGATGGGCTTAAATCAAGCATTGGCCCCTACACTTGGCCTGTTATAAGGGACCTAGTGGATGAAGTCTTCACTGTCACAGAGGATGAAATTAAG CATGCCACCCAGCTGGTGTGGGAGAGGATGAAGCTTCTCATCGAGCCCTCGGCTGCAGTGGGAGTAGCTGCTGTGCTGGGTAAGCGGTTCCAGACGGAGATACCTGccacccaagatgtctgtgtggTTCTCAGCGGGGGGAATGTGGACTTGACCTCGCTCAGATGGCTGAAGCAACCAGAGTGCAAGGAGGCTCAGCATCCTCTGAACTGA
- the SRR gene encoding serine racemase isoform X1 codes for MRERPEAESPPLPAEPSCGLAYSECGPSSLGSGAESSAASDMCSHYCISLADVKKAHSYIEDLVHITPILTSSILNQLAGRKLFFKCELFQKTGSFKIRGALNAIRSLTSSTPDGKKPKAVVTHSSGNHGQALSYAARLEGIPAYIAVPRTAPSCKKSAIQGYGATIVDCEPSDESRTAVAARIVKQTEGTMVHPNQSPAVMAGHGTIALEVLEQVPTVDALVVPIGGGGMISGIAITVKALRPEVKVYAAEPCNADDCFQSKVKGELTPNPSPPVTIADGLKSSIGPYTWPVIRDLVDEVFTVTEDEIKHATQLVWERMKLLIEPSAAVGVAAVLGKRFQTEIPATQDVCVVLSGGNVDLTSLRWLKQPECKEAQHPLN; via the exons ATGCGCGAGCGGCCCGAAGCTGAGTCTCCTCCGCTGCCTGCAGAACCGTCCTGCGGGCTCGCGTACTCCGAGTGCGGGCCGAGCAGCCTTGGGTCCGGGGCTGAATCCTCGGCCGCCTCAG ACATGTGTTCTCACTACTGCATCTCCTTGGCTGATGTTAAAAAAGCTCATTCATACATTGAGGACCTCGTCCACATCACCCCCATCCTCACAAGTTCCATTTTGAATCAGTTGGCCGGCCGGAAACTTTTCTTCAAATGTGAACTTTTCCAGAAGACTGGGTCCTTTAAG ATCCGGGGGGCCCTCAATGCCATCCGGAGTTTGACTTCCAGCACTCCAGACGGGAAGAAACCCAAAGCTGTGGTCACTCACAGCAGTGGGAACCATGGCCAGGCGCTCAGTTACGCCGCTAGACTGGAAG GAATTCCTGCCTATATTGCAGTTCCAAGAACAGCCCCTTCCTGTAAGAAATCAGCAATCCAGGGCTATGGAGCAACCATTGTAGACTGTGAACCCAGTGATGAG TCAAGAACAGCTGTGGCAGCAAGAATTGTGAAGCAAACTGAAGGGACGATGGTACACCCCAACCAGTCCCCAGCTGTGATGGCAGGCCATGGCACCATTGCTCTAGAAGTCCTGGAGCAG GTTCCCACAGTGGATGCCTTGGTGGTACCTATAGGGGGTGGAGGGATGATCTCAGGAATAGCCATTACAGTCAAG GCTCTGAGACCAGAGGTAAAAGTGTATGCTGCCGAGCCCTGTAACGCAGATGACTGCTTCCAGTCCAAGGTTAAAGGGGAACTGACCCCTAACCCTTCTCCACCAGTCACCATAGCAGATGGGCTTAAATCAAGCATTGGCCCCTACACTTGGCCTGTTATAAGGGACCTAGTGGATGAAGTCTTCACTGTCACAGAGGATGAAATTAAG CATGCCACCCAGCTGGTGTGGGAGAGGATGAAGCTTCTCATCGAGCCCTCGGCTGCAGTGGGAGTAGCTGCTGTGCTGGGTAAGCGGTTCCAGACGGAGATACCTGccacccaagatgtctgtgtggTTCTCAGCGGGGGGAATGTGGACTTGACCTCGCTCAGATGGCTGAAGCAACCAGAGTGCAAGGAGGCTCAGCATCCTCTGAACTGA
- the SRR gene encoding serine racemase isoform X2 produces MKEETYMCSHYCISLADVKKAHSYIEDLVHITPILTSSILNQLAGRKLFFKCELFQKTGSFKIRGALNAIRSLTSSTPDGKKPKAVVTHSSGNHGQALSYAARLEGIPAYIAVPRTAPSCKKSAIQGYGATIVDCEPSDESRTAVAARIVKQTEGTMVHPNQSPAVMAGHGTIALEVLEQVPTVDALVVPIGGGGMISGIAITVKALRPEVKVYAAEPCNADDCFQSKVKGELTPNPSPPVTIADGLKSSIGPYTWPVIRDLVDEVFTVTEDEIKHATQLVWERMKLLIEPSAAVGVAAVLGKRFQTEIPATQDVCVVLSGGNVDLTSLRWLKQPECKEAQHPLN; encoded by the exons ATGAAAGAAGAGACCT ACATGTGTTCTCACTACTGCATCTCCTTGGCTGATGTTAAAAAAGCTCATTCATACATTGAGGACCTCGTCCACATCACCCCCATCCTCACAAGTTCCATTTTGAATCAGTTGGCCGGCCGGAAACTTTTCTTCAAATGTGAACTTTTCCAGAAGACTGGGTCCTTTAAG ATCCGGGGGGCCCTCAATGCCATCCGGAGTTTGACTTCCAGCACTCCAGACGGGAAGAAACCCAAAGCTGTGGTCACTCACAGCAGTGGGAACCATGGCCAGGCGCTCAGTTACGCCGCTAGACTGGAAG GAATTCCTGCCTATATTGCAGTTCCAAGAACAGCCCCTTCCTGTAAGAAATCAGCAATCCAGGGCTATGGAGCAACCATTGTAGACTGTGAACCCAGTGATGAG TCAAGAACAGCTGTGGCAGCAAGAATTGTGAAGCAAACTGAAGGGACGATGGTACACCCCAACCAGTCCCCAGCTGTGATGGCAGGCCATGGCACCATTGCTCTAGAAGTCCTGGAGCAG GTTCCCACAGTGGATGCCTTGGTGGTACCTATAGGGGGTGGAGGGATGATCTCAGGAATAGCCATTACAGTCAAG GCTCTGAGACCAGAGGTAAAAGTGTATGCTGCCGAGCCCTGTAACGCAGATGACTGCTTCCAGTCCAAGGTTAAAGGGGAACTGACCCCTAACCCTTCTCCACCAGTCACCATAGCAGATGGGCTTAAATCAAGCATTGGCCCCTACACTTGGCCTGTTATAAGGGACCTAGTGGATGAAGTCTTCACTGTCACAGAGGATGAAATTAAG CATGCCACCCAGCTGGTGTGGGAGAGGATGAAGCTTCTCATCGAGCCCTCGGCTGCAGTGGGAGTAGCTGCTGTGCTGGGTAAGCGGTTCCAGACGGAGATACCTGccacccaagatgtctgtgtggTTCTCAGCGGGGGGAATGTGGACTTGACCTCGCTCAGATGGCTGAAGCAACCAGAGTGCAAGGAGGCTCAGCATCCTCTGAACTGA
- the TSR1 gene encoding pre-rRNA-processing protein TSR1 homolog isoform X1: MAVHRAGPLKQQNKAHKSGRHRGRGSAQRDGKGRVAVKALSKRRRKELSRVDQRHRASQLRKQKKEAVLAEKRQLGSKDGPPHQVLLVPLHERVSLGEALQLLQNTDKKVVPVGEQAGMPSFMLLCPQLKHRWFFTSAKPGDLHTLLDLAKVADTILFVLDPVEGWDSTGDYCLSCLFAQGLPTYSLALQGVGGLLPKKQADAKKKLSKALDKRFPGDKLLQLDTQQDAVLLLRHLANQKQRHLAFRDRRSYLFAHAADFVPSQESSLVGTLKVSGYVRGQTLNVNRLLHIVGHGDFQIKQIDAPPDPFPLNPRVIKASKGLDMVMQIDVADADGAVEMEEDLKVLVKADPARQESLQSEVVPDPMEGEQTWPTEEELNEAKDFLKQRTRVVKKVPKGTSSYQAEWIVDEEAGSSGEEEDEDSGEEETEDFMEEEDSGAEESEEECETMTLGESVRDDQYDEKIDEEAEEQMLEKYKQERLDEMFPDEVDTPRDIAARIRFQKYRGLKSFRTSPWDPKENLPQDYARIFQFQDFSRTRKRIFKETKEEESEGAEVGWYVTLHVCGVPALVGESFRQGAPLVMFSLLPHEQKMSVLNMVVRRHPGNLEPVKSKEEMIFHCGFRRFRASPLYSQHTAADKHKAERFLRPDVALVVTVYAPITFPPASVLLFKQKPDGKHSLIATGSLLSVDPDRMIIKRLVLSGHPFKILTKMAVVRYMFFNREDVLWFKPVELRTKWGRRGHIKEALGTHGHMKCTFDGQLKSQDTVLMNLYKRVFPKWTYDPYVPEPLPWSKDEISPELEEDME, translated from the exons ATGGCGGTTCATCGCGCCGGCCCGCTCAAACAGCAGAATAAGGCCCACAAGAGCGGGCGCCACCGGGGTCGGGGTTCGGCGCAGCGGGACGGCAAAG GTCGCGTGGCCGTGAAGGCCCTgagcaagaggaggaggaaggagctgAGCCGAGTGGACCAGAGGCACCGGGCCAGCCAGCTCCGGAAGCAGAAGAAGGAGGCG GTTTTGGCAGAAAAGAGGCAACTGGGCAGCAAGGATGGACCACCTCATCAGGTGCTGCTGGTGCCCCTGCATGAGAGGGTTTCCCTGGGTGAGGCTTTGCAGCTGCTCCAGAACACAGACAAGAAGGTTGTGCCTGTGGGGGAGCAAGCTGGAATGCCAAGCTTCATGCTGCTCTGTCCTCAGCTGAAGCATCGATGGTTCTTTACATCTGCAAAACCAG GCGATCTGCACACTCTGTTGGACCTTGCCAAAGTGGCTGATACCATCCTGTTTGTTCTGGATCCAGTGGAGGGCTGGGACAGCACAGGCGATTACTGCCTCTCTTGCCTCTTTGCTCAGGGGCTTCCTACATATT CTCTAGCCCTCCAGGGGGTTGGGGGCCTTCTCCCAAAGAAACAAGCAGATGCCAAGAAGAAGCTGAGCAAGGCCTTAGATAAGCGATTTCCAGGAGACAAACTGCTCCAGTTGGATACCCAGCAGGATGCAGTGCTGCTTCTGCGACATCTGGCTAACCAGAAGCAGCGGCATCTGGCCTTCCGAGACCGGCGTTCCTACTTGTTTGCCCATGCTGCTGACTTTGTGCCCAGCCAAGAGAGCAGCTTGGTGGGCACCTTAAAAGTTTCAGGCTATGTTCGTGGGCAGACTCTCAACGTAAACCGGCTCCTGCATATCGTTGGGCATGGTGATTTCCAGATCAAGCAGATTGACGCACCCCCAGACCCTTTTCCTCTAAATCCCAGGGTGATCAAGGCCAGCAAAGGCCTGGACATGGTGATGCAG ATTGATGTTGCTGATGCTGATGGTGCAGTTGAGATGGAAGAAGATCTGAAGGTCCTAGTGAAAGCAGACCCTGCTCGACAGGAATCTCTCCAGTCAGAAGTGGTTCCAGACCCCATGGAGGGGGAACAAACCTGGCCCACTGAGGAGGAGTTGAACGAGGCAAAGG ACTTCTTAAAGCAAAGAACCAGAGTGGTGAAGAAAGTCCCCAAAGGAACATCCAGTTACCAGGCTGAATGGATTGTGGATGAGGAAGCTGGCAGCAGTGgtgaggaggaggacgaggacagcggggaggaggagactgaggattTCATGGAGGAGGAAGATTCTGGG gctgaggaaagtgaagaagaatgtGAGACCATGACCTTGGGGGAATCTGTTCGGGATGATCAGTATGATGAGAAGATTGACGAAGAGGCTGAGGAGCAAATGCTGGAGAAATATAAGCAGGAAAGGCTGGATGAGATGTTTCCAGATGAAGTAGACACCCCCAGGGACATAGCGGCGAGAATCAG ATTTCAGAAATACAGAGGTCTCAAGAGTTTCCGTACATCCCCATGGGATCCCAAGGAAAATTTGCCTCAGGATTATGCTCGGATCTTTCAGTTTCAGGACTTTTCCAGAACCAGGAAACGGATCTTTAAGGAGACCAAGGAAGAGGAGTCTGAAGGGGCAGAG GTTGGCTGGTATGTGACCCTGCATGTCTGTGGAGTTCCTGCCTTAGTGGGTGAGAGCTTCAGGCAGGGGGCACCTCTGGTCATGTTTTCCTTGCTACCACATGAACAGAAG ATGTCAGTGCTGAATATGGTGGTGAGGCGACACCCTGGTAACCTGGAGCCTGTGAAATCCAAAGAGGAGATGATCTTCCATTGTGGCTTCCGGCGCTTCCGGGCCTCACCGCTGTACTCTCAGCATACTGCAg cGGATAAGCACAAGGCTGAGAGGTTCCTTCGTCCTGATGTGGCCTTGGTGGTGACAGTTTATGCCCCAATCACCTTCCCTCCAGCCTCGGTGCTGCTCTTCAAACAGAAGCCGGATG GCAAGCACAGCCTCATTGCCACAGGGTCCCTCCTGTCCGTGGATCCAGACAGGATGATCATCAAAAGACTTGTGCTGAGTGGGCACCCTTTCAAGATCTTAACCAAAATGGCAGTAGTCCGTTACATGTTCTTTAACAGAG aggATGTATTGTGGTTTAAACCAGTGGAATTGAGAACCAAATGGGGTCGCCGAGGACACATCAAGGAGGCACTTG GTACTCATGGGCACATGAAGTGCACATTTGATGGACAGCTGAAATCTCAGGACACCGTATTGATGAATCTGTACAAACGTGTTTTCCCCAAATGGACTTATGATCCCTATGTGCCAGAGCCCCTGCCCTGGTCAAAAGATGAAATCTCCCCAGAGCTAGAAGAGGACATGGAATAA